GAGTAGATCGCGTAAGGCCCGGTGGCCTTTATGTAGTCCTCCAGGTCCCTCACGTCCAGGAAGACGTTCTTCCTGTCACTCGGCCCCTCCCCGGTGTGGTCGAAGCCGAACTCCCTGTTGTCGAGGGTCTCAACTATGAACCGTGGCAGTTTCTTTGCGCTCCACTCCTTCTTGTAATACCTCGCCCTCTCGGCCTTCGTTGCTTCCCTGAACAGTTCGCTCATTTGCCCTCACCTTCCATTCCGGCTCCTTTGCCCTCGTTCTCTGCCCCTTCGGCCTGCTCATTTTCTTTTCTCTTCCTGTTCTCCAGGTAGAGCTTCCTGAGGTAGTAGGTCAGCGGGTTCTTGATGTTCCGGCAGTCCCTGTCCGGCTTGCAGAGTTCAGGTGCGTTGGCCCTTATCTTCGAGCAGTTCGGCGGGAAGTACCAGGGTGAGTTCCCGCTGTCCTCGAGGGTGGGCTTATCGGTGAGGCCGAAGCCGAGGTGGTACCAGATGTTTTTTATCTCGTGGGGCTGATCCTCGAAGAGAGGTGGTGAACAGCGGTTTCCGGCCTCGATGATGATCGGCATGATTTCCTTCTCCACCACGCTCAGATCCTGGACGCAGTCCCTTATCCTGACGTCCCTCCTTGGCGGGTTGGGGCATATTCTCGCGTAGCTCAAGAAGCTCGTCAGGAGGACGGTTATCGCGTAGTTCCTCAGGCCGGCGGGGACGCCCCCGAGGGCCATCTTAACGCACGGGGGAAAGAGGTCGAAGCGCAACGGCTGGGCCTCGGCCCGTCCCATCTTTTCGAGCCTCTCCTTGAAGTGCTCCCTCGCTATCTTTCCGAGTTCCTCGTAGAGCCGGAAGTAATATCCCGGAAGTTCATCCCTCACCTCGTAGAGCAGGTTCACCGCCCTGTCAAAGTTCCTCTCGAAGGCACGCTTCCACAGCTCCACCGCCTGACCCCGCGTCAGGTACGCGTAGCCTTTCCTGATGTATACTTCCTTGAGGGAACCGTCCCAGAGTTCGAGGAACTTTGAAAGATGAATCCGGTACTCCAGTCTCAGGTTCTTTTTCTCCTCCGGGGAGAGCTCCGTGTGGTGGGTTCTCTCTAGTATTGCCCTGTCCCTTGGGGGGATGTAGTCGCCCCGGACTGCCTCCAGGGGCACCGAGGTTCCTTCCATTGTTTCCGCCGTCTCTATCTTCAGGGAGTAGATGCCCAGACTTGCCTCTTTGACCAGCTCCATTTCCAGTCCGTAGGGTGAGAAGGCAAGCGCCCCCAGGAGTGCGTAGAAAGTTAGCAGGTCACGGACGTCGTCCAGCTCCAGGATACCCTTCGGTACCTCGCCGGAGTTTATCCACCTGACACGCTCCAGTGCCGCGTCTATACCGACGTAGGAGGGTATTACCATGAGCAGTTCCGTTATTCCACCGAACTCATCTTTAACGATCTTCCGGGCCTCTCTCCCGAATGGATCAAGCATGGCTTCACCTCTCATGAATAGGTATGCTTAGGGAATAAAACCGTTTTCCTTTTACTCTGGAGTGTATCCAAAAATTTGCCTTCATTCCGGGCCGTGGGGCGCCAGCATTTGAATACTTTTCAAATCCGGTGGGAAAGGGCGAAATTTTTCCAAAAGTTTTATATCTCCTTGGTGCTACATGTTATACCAGAGGGGGTCGTGGGTTCGTAACGAACTCCAGAAGGTGGTTTGTATGGTCATGGAATACACAGTCAAGAGAGTAAAGAGCGGGATCCAGGGGTTTGATGATTTAATCCAGGGTGGATTCCCGAGCGGTACAACTGTTCTGGTTACCGGCCCTACTGGAAGCGGCAAGACCACTTTTGGTGTTCAGTTTGTTTACAAGGGTGCCGAACTGTACGACGAGCCTGGCGTCATAGTCACGCTTGAGGAGAGGGCCAGTGACCTCAGAAGGGAGATGCTGGCCTTTGGATGGGATATTGAGAAGTACGAGAAGGAGAGGAAGATAGCCATAGTGGACGGTGTTAGTGCCGTTGTCGGCCTTCCCTCGGAGGAACAGTACGTTCTTGAGGGCAACCTCAACGCGGAAGATTTTCTCCGATATATATACCGCGTTGTCAAGGCCATCAACGCTAAGAGACTTGTGATAGACTCCATACCTTCAATAGCCTTCAGGCTCAGGAAGGAGGAGGAGATTAGGAGGGTTCTTCT
This window of the Thermococcus siculi genome carries:
- the priL gene encoding DNA primase large subunit PriL produces the protein MLDPFGREARKIVKDEFGGITELLMVIPSYVGIDAALERVRWINSGEVPKGILELDDVRDLLTFYALLGALAFSPYGLEMELVKEASLGIYSLKIETAETMEGTSVPLEAVRGDYIPPRDRAILERTHHTELSPEEKKNLRLEYRIHLSKFLELWDGSLKEVYIRKGYAYLTRGQAVELWKRAFERNFDRAVNLLYEVRDELPGYYFRLYEELGKIAREHFKERLEKMGRAEAQPLRFDLFPPCVKMALGGVPAGLRNYAITVLLTSFLSYARICPNPPRRDVRIRDCVQDLSVVEKEIMPIIIEAGNRCSPPLFEDQPHEIKNIWYHLGFGLTDKPTLEDSGNSPWYFPPNCSKIRANAPELCKPDRDCRNIKNPLTYYLRKLYLENRKRKENEQAEGAENEGKGAGMEGEGK
- a CDS encoding ATPase domain-containing protein, which gives rise to MVMEYTVKRVKSGIQGFDDLIQGGFPSGTTVLVTGPTGSGKTTFGVQFVYKGAELYDEPGVIVTLEERASDLRREMLAFGWDIEKYEKERKIAIVDGVSAVVGLPSEEQYVLEGNLNAEDFLRYIYRVVKAINAKRLVIDSIPSIAFRLRKEEEIRRVLLQLNTILLEMGVTSILTTEAPEPSRGRISRYGMEEYIARGVVLLDFAEKEVELKRYLLIRKMRETKHSMKKYPFEINEKGIVVYPSGEVY